A stretch of the Elephas maximus indicus isolate mEleMax1 chromosome 3, mEleMax1 primary haplotype, whole genome shotgun sequence genome encodes the following:
- the PHTF1 gene encoding protein PHTF1 isoform X2 — protein sequence MGHIKPDLIDVDLIRGSTFAKAKPEIPWTSLTRKGLVRVVFFPLFSSWWIQVTSQKIFIWLLLLYLMQVVAIVLYLMMPIVNVSEVLGPLCLMLLMGTVHCQIVSTQITKPSGNNGNRRRRKLRKTVNGDGNRENGNNSSSDKVRGVETLESVPFISGFWGTLFGNRTKRVKLISNKGTETENDTSCLHPIIKKRQCRPEVRMCQTRDSAKFSDGDKSHRETFRHLGNGISDDLSSEEDGEARTQMILLRRSVEGASSDNGCEVKNRKSVFPRHLNSQVKKTTSRWCHLVRDSDSVAESEFESTAFSQGSRSTMNGSSRNLNMSRRDSESTRHDSETEDMLWDDLLHGPECRSSVTSDSEGAHVNTPHSGTKRDSKEDVFQQNHLFWLQNSSPASDRVSAIIWEGNECKKMDMSVLEISGIIMSRVNAYQQGVGYQMLGNAVTIGLAVFPFVYRLFREKSLDQLKSISAEEILTLFCGAPPVIPIIVLSVINFFERLCLTWMFFFMMCVAERTYKQRFLFAKLFSHITSARKARKYEIPHFRLKKVENIKIWLSLRSYLKRRGPQRSVDVVVSSVFLLTLSIAFICCAQVLQGHKTFLNDAYNWEFLIWETALLLFLLRLASLGSETNKKYSNVSILLTEQINLYLKMEKKPNKKEQLTLVNNVLKLSTKLLKELDTPFRLYGLTMNPLIYNITRVVILSAVSGVISDLLGFNIRLWKIKS from the exons TTGTTGCAATTGTGTTGTATTTAATGATGCCTATTGTGAACGTAAGTGAAGTGCTTGGACCCTTGTGCCTTATGCTTCTCATGGGAACTGTCCACTGTCAGATTGTGTCTACTCAGATAACTAAGCCATCAGGAAACAATGGAAATCGGAGAAGAAG aaaattacGAAAAACTGTAAATGGTGATGGGAACCGAGAAAATGGAAATAACTCCTCTTCTgataaagtcagaggagtagaaacTTTGGAATCTGTACCCTTTATTAGTGGTTTTTGGGGGACTCTCTTTGGCAACAG gacTAAAAGAGTAAAATTAATATCTAACAAAGGGACGGAAACTGAGAATGATACAAGTTGTCTGCATCCTATCATTAAGAAGAGACAGTGTCGACCAGAGGTGAGAATGTGTCAAACAAGAGACAGTGCAAAATTTTCCGACGGAGATAAGTCCCACAGG gagacttttagGCATTTGGGTAATGGGATTTCAGATGATCTGTCAAGTGAGGAAGACGGTGAAGCACGGACACAGATGATACTTTTGCGTAGGAGCGTAGAAGGGGCCTCAAGCGACAATGGCTGTGAAGTTAAGAATAGAAAGTCAGTATTTCCAAGGCATCTAAATTCTCAG GTAAAGAAAACCACTTCGAGGTGGTGTCATCTGGTGCGGGATTCAGATAGCGTGGCCGAGTCGGAATTTGAATCCACAGCTTTCAGCCAG GGCTCCAGATCTACCATGAATGGTAGCTCTCGAAACCTCAACATGTcaagaagagactcagaaagcaCCCGCCATGATTCCGAGACTGAGGATATGTTATGGGATGACCTGCTGCATGGCCCAGAGTGCCGGTCGTCTGTCACCAGTGACAGTGAGGGGGCCCATGTGAACACGCCTCACTCAGGAACCAAACGTGACTCCAAAGAGGATGTTTTTCAGCAG aACCATCTATTCTGGCTTCAGAACTCAAGTCCTGCCTCTGATCGAGTTAGCGCAATAATCTGGGAAGGAAATGAGTGCAAAAAGATGGATATGTCTGTACTGGAAATAAGTGGCATCATTATGAGCAGG GTTAATGCCTATCAGCAAGGAGTAGGTTATCAGATGCTGGGAAATGCCGTCACCATTGGATTAgcagtttttccttttgtgtatcgACTTTTCCGTGAGAAGAGCCTTGACCAACTAAAGTCTATTTCTGCTGAGGAGATTTTGACTCTCTTTTGTGGGGCACCACCAGTTATACCTATTATTGTTTTgtctgtaattaatttttttgaacGATTGTGTCTTACTTGGATGTTTTTTTTCATGATGTGTGTGGCAGAGAGAACATATAAACAG AGATTTTTATTTGCAAAACTCTTCAGCCATATTACATCTGCCAGGAAAGCAAGGAAATATGAAATACCTCATTTCAGACTTAAAAAGGTGGAGAATATTAAGATATGGTTATCACTTCGTTCCTATCTAAAG AGACGGGGTCCGCAGCGTTCAGTTGATGTGGTTGTGTCTTCCGTCTTCTTACTGACACTTTCGATTGCTTTCATTTGTTGTGCACAG GTTCTCCAAGGACATAAAACTTTCCTTAATGATGCTTATAACTGGGAGTTTTTGATCTGGGAAACGGCTTTACTGCTTTTCTTACTGCGCCTGGCCTCACTGGGGTCCGAAACCAATAAGAAATACAGCAATGTTTCGATATTACTTACTGAACAG ATTAATTTGTATCTTAAGATGGAAAAAAAGCCAAATAAGAAAGAACAGCTCACGCTAGTAAACAATGTATTAAAGTTGTCCACCAAGTTGTTGAAA gAACTGGACACACCATTTAGACTCTACGGACTGACAATGAATCCCTTAATCTACAACATCACACGAGTAGTTATCCTTTCTGCTGTCTCAGGGGTTATAAGTGATCTTCTAGGATTTAATATAAGA CTGTGGAAAATTAAATCATAA